In Mycteria americana isolate JAX WOST 10 ecotype Jacksonville Zoo and Gardens chromosome 3, USCA_MyAme_1.0, whole genome shotgun sequence, a single genomic region encodes these proteins:
- the CHRNA2 gene encoding neuronal acetylcholine receptor subunit alpha-2: MGRLSHGIVPLVAWCFVTFQAATCLREQPGSHAEERLFKHLFTGYNRWSRPVPNTSDVVIVRFGLSIAQLIDVDEKNQMMTTNVWLKQEWSDYKLRWDPAEFDNVTSIRVPSEMIWIPDIVLYNNADGEFAVTHMTKAHLFSNGKVKWVPPAIYKSSCSIDVTFFPFDQQNCKMKFGSWTYDKAKIDLENMEHHVDLKDYWESGEWAIINAIGTYNSKKYDCCTEIYPDITFCFIIRRLPLFYTINLIIPCLLISCLTVLVFYLPSDCGEKITLCISVLLSLTVFLLLITEIIPSTSLVIPLIGEYLLFTMIFVTLSIIITVFVLNVHHRSPSTHTMPRWVRSFFLDFIPRWLFMKRPPALPPPEGTAGQYDLPGTRLSTSRCWLETDVDDKWEEEEEEEEEEEEEEEEEKTYPSRISQTGSHSQVAQCRYGYGRQARKTLGGSAPRVPPKGEEEEVGSDRGLMLSPSILKALEGVQYIADHLRAEDADFSVKEDWKYVAMVIDRIFLWMFIIVCLLGTVGLFLPPYLAGMI, encoded by the exons ATGGGGCGGCTGTCCCATGGCATCGTCCCCCTCGTCGCGTGGTGCTTCGTCACCTTCCAGGCGG CCACCTGCCTGCGGGAGCAGCCCGGCAGCCACGCCGAGGAGCGTCTCTTCAAGCACCTCTTCACCGGCTACAACCGCTGGTCACGGCCGGTGCCCAACACCTCCGACGTGGTCATCGTGAGGTTCGGGCTCTCCATCGCGCAGCTGATCGATGTG GATGAGAAGAACCAGATGATGACCACCAACGTCTGGCTGAAGCAG GAGTGGAGTGACTACAAGCTGCGCTGGGACCCGGCGGAGTTTGACAACGTCACCTCCATCCGGGTGCCCTCCGAGATGATCTGGATCCCCGACATCGTGCTCTACAACAA CGCTGACGGGGAGTTTGCCGTGACCCACATGACGAAGGCCCACCTCTTCTCCAACGGGAAGGTGAAGTGGGTGCCTCCCGCCATCTACAAGAGCTCATGCAGCATCGACGTCACCTTCTTCCCCTTCGACCAGCAGAACTGTAAGATGAAGTTCGGCTCCTGGACCTACGACAAGGCCAAGATCGACCTGGAGAACATGGAGCACCACGTGGACCTCAAGGATTACTGGGAGAGCGGCGAGTGGGCCATCATAAATGCCATCGGCACCTATAACTCCAAGAAGTATGACTGCTGCACCGAGATCTACCCCGACATCACCTTCTGCTTCATCATCCGGCGCCTCCCGCTCTTCTACACCATCAATCTCATCATACCCTGCCTGCTTATCTCCTGCCTGACTGTGCTGGTCTTCTACCTGCCTTCTGACTGCGGGGAGAAGATCACCCTCTGCATCTCCGTCCTGCTTTCCCTCACTGTCTTTCTGCTGCTTATCACGGAAATCATCCCTTCCACCTCGCTGGTCATCCCGCTCATCGGCGAGTACCTCCTCTTCACCATGATCTTCGTCACGCTCTCCATTATCATCACCGTGTTCGTCCTCAACGTCCACCAccgctcccccagcacccacacgATGCCCCGCTGGGTGCGCAGCTTCTTCTTGGACTTCATCCCTCGCTGGCTCTTCATGAAGCGACCCCCAGCGCTGCCTCCCCCCGAGGGGACCGCGGGACAGTACGACCTCCCGGGGACGAGGCTCAGCACCTCCCGGTGCTGGTTGGAGACCGATGTGGATGAcaagtgggaggaggaagaggaagaggaggaggaagaagaggaggaggaagaggaggagaagaccTACCCCAGCCGCATATCCCAGACAGGCTCCCACAGCCAGGTCGCCCAGTGCCGCTATGGCTACGGGCGCCAAGCCAGGAAGACGttggggggctcagccccccgggtgccccccaagggggaggaggaggaggtgggctCGGACCGGGGGCTGATGCTGTCCCCCAGCATCCTGAAGGCCCTGGAAGGGGTGCAGTACATCGCGGACCACCTGCGAGCTGAGGATGCTGACTTCTCG GTGAAGGAGGACTGGAAGTACGTGGCCATGGTTATCGACCGCATCTTCCTCTGGATGTTCATCATCGTCTGCCTGCTGGGCACCGTGGGGCTCTTCCTCCCACCCTACCTGGCGGGGATGATctag
- the PTK2B gene encoding protein-tyrosine kinase 2-beta translates to MLAIPEALGRPRSSSSRSLAGTLEATLGMGTLEMDKEEMRILKVCFYSNSFNMGKNFKLVKCPVTTEIREVIRSILVSGRIGPDIKLAECYGLRLKHVKSDEIHWLHPDLTVGEVQEKYECLHLEAEWRYDLQIRYLPEDFIERFKEDRTTLLYFYQQLRSEYMQNYASKVSEGMALQLGCLELRRFYKDMPQNALDKKSNFEFLEKEVGLDLFFPSQMQENLKPKQFRKMIQQTFQQYALLREEECILKFLHTLSTFANIDQESYRCELIQGWNITVDLVIGPKGIRQMTSKEAKPTCLAEFKHIKSIKCSSVEEGRAVLQLGLSGTPESLAIKTASLAEAENMADLIDGYCRLQGDLETSLIVFPRGEREKRISLPQIPAPHLEERQSTLSDSVSVDSDIYAEIPDESSRPRSGVQHYGISREDVTLGRILGEGFFGEVYEGIYTTPKGERVNVAVKTCKKDCSLENKDKFLSEAVLMKKLDHPHIVKLIGIAEEEPTWIIMELYPYGELGQYLEQNKHCLAVLTLILYALQISKALAYLEAINCVHRDIAVRNVLVASPECVKLGDFGLSRYIEDEEYYKASVTRLPIKWMSPESINFRRFTTASDVWMFAVCMWEILSYGKQPFFWLENKDVIGVLERGDRLPKPDLCPPILYTLMTRCWDYDPSERPKFKDLVCNLSDIYLMEKDLAKEQERNNRHRPPKIMEPPSFQEPPPKPSRPRYKPPPQSNLLAPKLQFQEEDFLRPSSREEAQKLWEIESLKMQQVLDKQQKQMVEDYQWLRQEEKSLDPTVFMNNNTPPLLPEKETDYTEFTGPPQKPPRLGAQSIQPARTANLDRTDDMVYSNVMDLVRAVLQLKNEISLLPPEEYILVVKNVGLSLRKLIGSVDEILPILPAASRTEIEGTQKLLNKDLADLINKMRLAQQNAVTSLSEECKRQMLTASHTLAVDAKNLLDAVDQAKVQANLVKLCLE, encoded by the exons ATGTTGGCCATCCCCGAGGCGCTGGGTCGCCCGCGGAGCAGCTCGTCCCGCAGCCTGGCCGGGACGCTGGAGGCCACCCTGGGCATGGGGACGTTGGAGATGGACAAGGAGGAGATGCGCATCCTCAAGGTCTGCTTCTACAGCAACAGCTTCAACATGGGCAAGAACTTCAAGCTGGTGAAGTGCCCCGTGACGACGGAGATCCGG GAGGTGATCAGGTCCATCCTGGTGAGCGGCCGCATCGGGCCCGACATCAAGCTGGCCGAGTGCTATGGGCTCCGCCTGAAGCACGTGAAGTCGGACGAGATCCACTGGCTGCACCCGGACCTGACGGTGGGCGAAGTGCAGGAGAAGTACGAGTGCCTGCACCTGGAGGCCGAGTGGAG GTACGACCTCCAAATCCGCTATCTGCCGGAGGATTTCATAGAGCGCTTCAAAGAGGACAGGACCACCTTGCTCTACTTCTACCAGCAG CTCCGGAGCGAGTACATGCAGAATTACGCCAGCAAGGTGAGCGAAGGCATggccctgcagctgggctgcctcGAGCTCAG GAGGTTTTATAAGGACATGCCTCAAAACGCGCTGGATAAGAAATCCAACTTCGAGTTCCTGGA GAAGGAGGTGGGTCTGgacctcttcttccccagccagATGCAGGAGAACCTGAAG CCCAAGCAGTTTCGGAAGATGATCCAGCAGACCTTCCAGCAGTACGcgctgctgcgggaggaggagTGCATCCTCAAGTTCCTCCACACCCTCTCCACCTTCGCCAACATCGACCAGGAGAGCTACCGCTGCGAGCTCATC CAAGGGTGGAACATCACGGTGGACCTGGTCATTGGACCCAAGGGCATCCGGCAGATGACGAGCAAGGAGGCCAAG cccACGTGCTTGGCCGAATTCAAGCACATCAAGTCCATCAAGTGCTCCAGCGTGGAGGAGGGccgggctgtgctgcagctggggctcAGCGGCACCCCCGAG TCCCTGGCTATCAAGACAGCTTCTCTGGCCGAGGCAGAGAACATGGCCGACCTCATCGATGGCTACTGCCGGCTGCAAGGGGACTTGGAAACCTCCCTCATCGTCTTCCCCAGAGGAG AGCGGGAGAAGAGGATCAGCCTGCCGCAGATCCCGGCCCC gCACCTGGAGGAGAGGCAGTCCACGCTGTCGGACAGCGTGAGCGTGG ACTCTGATATTTATGCTGAAATCCCCGATGAGTCTTCAAGACCGAGGTCTGGAG TCCAGCACTACGGGATCTCCCGGGAGGATGTCACGTTGGGCAGGATCCTCGGAGAAGGCTTCTTCGGAGAGGTCTATGAGGGGATCTACACCACTCCT AAAGGGGAGCGGGTCAATGTGGCTGTGAAGACCTGCAAGAAGGACTGCAGCCTGGAGAACAAGgacaagttcctgagcgaagcgG TGCTGATGAAGAAGCTGGACCACCCCCATATCGTGAAGCTCATTGGCATCGCGGAAGAGGAGCCCACCTGGATCATCATGGAGCTCTATCCCTACGGAGAG CTGGGGCAATACCTGGAGCAGAACAAGCACTGCCTCGCCGTGCTCACGCTGATCCTCTACGCGCTGCAGATCAGCAAAGCCCTGGCCTACCTGGAGGCCATCAACTGCGTGCACAG GGATATTGCCGTGAGGAACGTCCTGGTGGCCTCCCCCGAGTGCGTGAAGCTGGGAGACTTTGGGCTCTCCAGGTACATCGAAGATGAGGAATACTATAAAG catCCGTCACCCGTCTCCCCATCAAGTGGATGTCACCCGAGTCCATCAACTTCCGCCGCTTCACGACGGCCAGCGACGTCTGGATGTTCG CTGTGTGCATGTGGGAGATCCTGAGCTACGGCAAGCAGCCCTTCTTCTGGCTGGAGAACAAGGACGTGATCGGGGTGCTGGAGAGGGGTGACCGCCTGCCCAAGCCCGACCTCTGCCCCCCCATCCTCTACACCCTCATGACGCGGTGCTGGGACTACGACCCCAGCGAAAGGCCCAAGTTCAAGGACTTGGTTTGCAACTTGAG TGACATTTACCTGATGGAGAAGGATCTGGCCAAGGAGCAGGAGAGGAACAACCGCCACCGGCCTCCCAAAATCATGGAGCCGCCGTCCTTCCAGGAGCCACCTCCGAAG cccagcaGACCCAGGTACAAGCCACCACCCCAGAGCAACCTCCTGGCTCCCAAGCTGCAGTTCCAG GAGGAAGATTTCCTCCGtcccagcagcagggaggaggcacAGAAGCTCTGGGAAATTGAGAGTCTCAAGATGCAGCAGGTCCTGgacaagcagcagaagcagatggTGGAGGACTACCAGTGGCTGCGGCAGGAGGAGAAGTCGCTG GACCCGACGGTGTTTATGAACAACAACACTCCTCCG CTGCTTCCAGAGAAGGAGACGGATTACA CAGAGTTCACGGGACCCCCCCAGAAGCCTCCAAGACTTGGGGCACAG TCCATCCAGCCGGCCCGCACCGCCAACCTGGACCGCACAGATGACATGGTGTACAGCAACGTCATGGACCTGGTGCGGGCCGTGCTGCAGCTGAAGAATGAGATCAGCCTCCTGCCCCCGGAGGAGTACATCCTTGTGGTGAAG AACGTGGGCCTGTCCCTGCGGAAGCTGATCGGCAGCGTCGACGAGATCCTGCCCATcctgcccgctgcctcccgcACCGAG ATCGAGGGGACCCAGAAGCTGCTCAACAAGGACTTGGCCGACCTCATCAACAAGATGCGCCTGGCACAGCAGAACGCCGTCACCTCGCTGAGCGAAGAGTGCAAGCGGCAGATGCTGACGGCCTCCCACACCCTGGCCGTGGACGCCAAGAACCTCCTGGATGCCGTGGACCAAGCCAAGGTCCAGGCCAACCTGGTGAAGCTGTGCTTGGAGTGA